CCCGAGCGCCGTGCCGCCGTTGCCGCCGAGGCCCTTCGCCGCCTGCATGCGCTCGACCCTGCCGACTGCCCCTTCGATCATCGGCTCGACAACCGCATTGCTGCGGCCCGCACCCGCGTCGAAGCCGGCCTCGTCGATGACAGCGATTTCGACGAGGAGCGCCTCGGCCTCAGCGCGGCCGAGATCTTTCCGCGTCTTGCCGCCGAGCGGCCCACCGGCGAAACCCTCGTGGTCACCCATGGCGACGCCTGTCTGCCCAATCTGATGGCGACGGCCGAAGGCTTTTCGGGCTTCGTCGACTGCGGCCGTCTCGGTCTGGTCGACAGCTATCAGGACCTCGCGCTGGCACGCTGGAGCATCATCTACAATCTCGGCGAAGCCTGGGTCGCGCCGTTCTTCCGGCACTATGGACTGGCCGAACCCGATCGCGATCGTCTTGCCTATTATTGCCTACTTGATGAGTTTTTCTAAGATCATGCCGCTTCATTGAGCAGCGCCTGCCTGTTTAACGTGCTGACACAAACAGTCACACGGCGAAATATTATTCTGAAATATCAAAATCTGACACGAAAAGAACTCAATCGCGTCGCCCGAGATCCGTAAAGATCGACTCTCCTGTAGGCGCTCACGGGCTTTTGACCAGCCTGCGGCACCAGCGCACAGCGTTGTGTATTGCGGCGCACCATAACGCAGGTTACCTCAGCGGCCATGCTCGGCTTTTGGACCAGGCGACTGTTGTGCATGCTGGCGGCCCTCGTGGTCATGGCCGGCGTCGACGGCCTGCGCCGGAGTGCCGTGGCCGATCCGCTGGTCGGCAACGTCCTCCTCCAGGCCGGCTCGGGCCAGATCGCGACGAGCCAGGTCGGCCGCCATACTCACGCGAGCGACGCCTCCCATTGCGGGCTCACCGGCATCGGCCGGGCCGCCAAGCGGGCCTGCCCGGCCCGGCCGGCGCGGCCGGCTGTGGGTCTTGCCGCAGCCATCCAGGCTTACGGATCGGCGCGCGCGACGGATCTTGCCTGCTCCTCGGCAACCGCCGTCCCGCCCCTTACCGGCAATTTCGTCGCGGCCGCGCTGCTCGGCCTGCCGGCGACGATCGTCGAGGCGGAGCTGCGGAGCGAAGCCTGTATCAAGCACGTCCAGGAGGCTCTGCTCGGCAGCGAGGGCGACGACGATCGCCCCGAACTGACCGCCGACGACGACTGGCCCGACCTGGTCCTGCAGAACCTCGCGCTGGCGCCAGCCCTCCTGCCGGCATCCGAGCGGATCGTCCATCCGACCCCGGCCGCGACCGATTTCGCCGTGGCCTTTGCCCTTGTCTCGGCGCTCGACCGGCCACCAAACGCGCCGGCCTTCGCCCGCGCCTGAGCGCGCGGCGCGAGCGCCCGCCAGCGACGACAGCCAGCCTCCAATTCCGCATCGGCAGCGTGAGCGTCCGATGCGCCGGGCAGGCCTTCGCCGGACCGCTTTCCCTCCTCGACATCGTCAGCCGCGACCGCGCCGCCGTGCCCGATCGCCCCATGCCCTTTTCATCCGACTTCGTTGCGAGCCCTCCCATGCGCGACATGAGCCGCCCTGTTTCGATCCGTTCCCGCCGCCAGCCGCCGTTGAAGGCGCTCGCCGGCCTCACGCTCGCCACCCTTCTGCTGGCCGGCTGCAACGACCCGCGGCCGGCGGCGAGCCAGCCGGCCGCGACGCCGCCGGAAGTCGGCTATGTCACCGTGGTCGGCAAGCCGCTGCGCCAGGTGCGCGAACTGCCCGGGCGCGTCGTGCCGCTGCGCATCGCCGAGGTACGGTCGCGCGTCGCGGGCCTGCTCGTCGAACGCAATTTCGAGCAGGGCAGCCGGGTTCAGGCCGGCGACCTCCTCTACAAGATCGATCCGGCACCGTTCCAGGTCGAGCTCGCCAGCGCCGAGGCGACGCTCGCGCGGACCGAGGCCGCACTCGTTCTCGCCACCCAGCAGGCCGATCGCCTGAAGGAGCTGCTGGCCCGCCAGGCGGCCAGCCAGGCGCAATATGACGCTGCCTTCGCAGCGCAGAAGCAGGCCGAGGCCGAGGTCGCCGCCGCCCGCGCCGCACGCGACCGCGCCAAGCTCAACGTCGCCTATACCGAGCTGCGCGCGCCGATCTCGGGCCATATCGGCCGCGCCCTCCTGACCGAGGGCGCGCTGGTGGAGGCGGGCAGCGGCGCGCCGCTCGCCACCATCCAGCAGCTCGACCCGATCTATGTCGACATCACCCAGTCGGTGGGCGAGCTGAATCAGCTGCGCCGCGACCTCGCCAACGGCGAATTGACCCGGCTCGAGGACGGCGCCGCCGACGTGCAGCTCGTGCTCGACGGCGGCCGGCTCTATCCCCATCCCGGCCGTCTCCTGTTCTCCGACGTCACCGCCGATCCCGGCACCGGTCAAGTCACCCTGCGGGTGCAGATCCCCAATCCGAACGGCGAGCTGTTCCCCGGCATGTATGTCCGCGCCCGCACCATCCAGGGCATCGATGCCGACGCCATTGCCCTGCCCGCCCAGGCGATCCATCGCACCGACGACGGCAAGGCCGAGGTCTGGGTGATCGGCGCCGACGACAAGGTGCAGCGCCAGTTGGTCGAGGTCGGCAACCCGATCGGCGCGAACTGGCTGATCCAGTCCGGCGTCAGGCCCGGTGAGCGCGTCGTCATCGACGGCTTCCAGAAGATCGTCGCCGGCATGCAGGTGCGCCCGACCCGGCAGGTGGCCGAGGCGCCTGAAGCTACGGCGGAGGACAGCCTGCACGGCGGCTCCGGCCGTACCACGCAGTTGCGCTGAGACCGGGCGAAAAGAGTTCACCGATGGCTGGCTTCTTCATCGACCGCCCGATCTTCGCCTGGGTCGTCGCCCTGTTCATCTGTCTTGGCGGCATCATCGCGATCCCGTTCCTGCCGGTGGCGCAATATCCGATCATCGCGCCGCCCTCGATCGCCTTGTCGACCTCGTTTCCGGGCGCGTCGGTGGAGAGCCTCTATACCGGCACCACCCGGCTCATCGAGGATGAGCTCAATGGCGCGGCCAATATCCAGAGCTTCGAATCGGCGACCGACGCCTTCGGCGTCATCGAGCTGACCGCGACCTTCAGGCCCGGCACCGATCCGGGCTACGCCTCGGTTGAGGTGCAGAACCGCCTGAAGCGCGTCGAGGCGCGCCTGCCCGCGGAAGTGCGCCAGCAGGGCATCCTGGTCGAGGAGGCCTCGGCCGCCACGCTGCAGATCATCACCCTGGTCTCGACCGACGGCTCGATGGATGAGGTGGCGCTCGGCGACTTCCTGATCCGCAACGTCATCAACGAGATCCGCCGCATTCCCGGCGTCGGCCGCGCCACGCTCTATTCCACCGAACGCAGCCTGCGCGTCTGGATCGACCCCGACAAGCTGCGCGGCCTCGGCCTCACCGTTGCCGACGTGACGCGCGCCATCCAGGGCCAGAACGTCCAGGTCGCCTCCGGCGCGGTCGGCGCTGCGCCGAGCCCGAGCACCAATCCGGTCAACTTCCCGATCATCGTGCGCGGCCAACTCACCGCCCCCGATCAGTTCGACTCCATCGTCCTGCGCGCCAATTCCGACGGCTCCAATGTCCGCCTGCGCGACGTCGCGCGCATTGAGCTCGGCGGCGAGGACTACAAGTTCACCACCCGCCTCAACGGCGGCGAGGCGGCCGGCATCGCCGTCACCCTCGCGCCCGACGGCAATGCCCTTCAGACCGCCCGCGAGATCCGCGCCAAGATGCAGGAGCTCGCCCAGTTCTTTCCCTCGAACGTCAAGTGGGACATCCCCTACGACATCACGCCGGCGGTCGAGGCCTCGATCGCCAAGGTGCTGACGACGCTCGGCGAGGCCGTCATCCTGGTCTTCCTCGTGATGTTCCTGTTCCTGCAGAACATCCGCTACACGCTCATCCCGACCATCGTCGTGCCGATCGCGCTGCTCGGCTCCTGCACGATCATGCTGCTCGCCGGCTTCTCGATCAACGTGCTCACCATGTTCGGCATGGTGCTGGCGATCGGCATCCTCGTCGACGACGCCATCGTGGTCGTCGAGAACGTCGAGCGCATCATGAACGAGGAAGGCCTGTCGCCGAAGGAGGCGACGAGGAAGGCGATGGGCCAGATCACCGGCGCCATCGTCGGCATCACCCTCGTCCTGGTCGCGGTCTTCGTGCCCATGGCCTTCTTCCCCGGCTCGGTCGGCATCATCTACAAGCAGTTCTCGATCGCCATGGTGACCTCGATCACCTTCTCGGCCTTCCTCGCGCTGTCGCTGACCCCGGCGCTCTGCGCGACGCTGCTGAAGCCGATCGAGAAAGGCCATGCCCACGCCAAGCGCGGCTTCTTCGGCTGGTTCAACCGCATGGTCGACCGCGAGACCGGCCGCTACGGCCGCGGCGTCTCGCGCCTGCTCGCCAAGTCCGGCCGCGTGATGGTGGTCTACCTCGCCCTGCTCGTCGGCCTCGGCTTTGCTTTCCTGCGCATGCCCGAGGGCTTCCTGCCCGTCGAGGACCAGGGCTTCTTCACCGTCGACATCCAGACCCCGCCCGGCTCGTCGTTCAACCGGACGCTGGAGGCGGTCAAGAAGGTCGAGGAACATCTGCTCGCCCAGCCCGGCGTCGCCACCGTCACCATCGTCAACGGCTTCTCGTTCTCCGGCCAGGGCCAGGTGACCTCGCAGGCCTTCGTCACTCTGAAACCCTGGGGCGAGCGCAATGCCGCTTCGTCCGTCGCGAACCTCGTCGCCGGCACCAACGCGGCGCTTGCGGGCTATCGCGACGCGGTGATCCAGGCTCTGGAGCCGCCGCCGATCGACAATCTCGGCAATTCCTCCGGCTTCAGTCTGCGCCTGCAGGACCGCGCCCAGCGCGGCTACACCGCCCTGATGGCGGCGCAGGAACAATTGCTGGGCCTCGCCCGCCGCAGCCCGGTCCTGCAGAAGGTCTTCGTCGAAGGCCTGCCGCCCGCGCCCCAGGCCGAGCTCGTCATCGACCGCGAGAAGGCCGCCGCCCTCGGCGTCAATTTCGACGACATCCGGGAGACCATCCAGATCAATCTCGGCTCGGTCTACGTCAATGACTTCCCGAACCGCGGCAAGATGCAGCGGGTCATCGTGCAGTCGGAGGCCATGCAGCGCCTGCACACGACCGATCTCCTGAACTATACCGTGCGCAACGCCCAGGGCACGATGGTGCCGCTGTCGTCGGTCGCCGAGATCAAGTGGAACAACGGCCCGGCCCAGATCATCGGCTTCAACGGCTATCAGTCGGTGCGCTTCACCGGCGAGCCGGCGCCCGGCTACACGACGGGCGATGCCATCGCCGAGATGGAGCGGCTGATGCGCGAGCTGCCGCGCGGCTTCGGCTATACCTGGACCGGCCAGTCGCTGCAGGAGAAGGAAGCGGGCTCGCAGGCCGCCCTGCTGCTGTTCCTGTCGATCCTGATCGTCTTCATGTGCCTTGCGGCGCTCTATGAGAGCTGGTCGATCCCCTTCTCGGTGCTCATGGTGGTGCCGCTCGGGGTGATCGGCGCAGTTCTCGCGGTGTCGCTGCGCGGCATGCCGAACGACGTCTATTTCAAGATCGGCCTGATCACGATCATCGGCCTCTCGGCCAAGAACGCCATCCTCATCGTCGAATTCGCCAAGGATCTGTGGAAGCCCGGCCGCAGCCTCGTCGATGCGACGGTGGAGGCGGCGACCCTGCGCTTCCGGCCGATCGTGATGACCTCGCTCGCCTTCATCTTCGGCGTCGTGCCACTGGCCATCGCCACCGGCGCCGCCTCCAAGAGCCAGCAGGCGATCGGCACCGGCGTGCTCGGCGGCATGCTCGCCGCCACCGTGCTCGCGGTGTTCTTCGTGCCGGTCTTCTTCGTCGTGGTGATGCGCTGGTTCCAGCGCAAGCGCCTCGCCGCGGAAGCCGAGGCGGCGACGCCCGCGGCGGAGGCGGCGGAGCCGCTGCCGCCCGGCGCGGGCGTCAGCCAGGCGCATCCCTGACGACAAAAGAAAAGGCCGCCCGGATGAGCGGGCGGCCTGGTCGCCGCGGCCCAGTGTGGGGGGCGAAGCGGGCTCGGGCGACTTCGCAATGAACGCGCGATCTGTCATCGGGTTCCCGACCGCTCCGGCAAAAATATTGGCAAAACCGCGATTGCCGGGCCTCGCCGGCGCGCAAAACCCGCCTTTCGGCCGGCAATGGCCGGTTTCCCGTCCACAACGGGCCTGCACCGTTCGGAAATCCGACGGCTGCCGTTCTTGCCGAAACGCTGTTTGCCTCGACCTTTCAAGCTCTTGCCCCAAATGCGGCGGCACGGCCGGCATCGCGGGAAACCGCAAGACGCCCGGCGCCGATCCGGGCAATCCTCGCCCCGCGACGCCGAAGGCCACGACCAGAACAACAGCGCGGCGTGCCACAAAACGGAACGAGGAGCGGTCGTGCCGTCCTGGCCGCCGGCCGGCATCGGCGCGCGATGCCGGCCGGGCCGGGGCGGCCGCCCGAGGGAGGCGAGCCATGGCTGCAATGCCCGATGGGACCCAGGCGGGCGCGACCCGCGTCGAGCACGATCTCCTGGGCGATCGGGACGTGCCCGCGGATGTCTATTACGGTGTGCACACGCTGCGCGCGGTCGAGAATTTTCCGATCACCGGCACGCCGATCGCGATCTATCCGGACCTCGTCGTCGCGCTCGCCAGCATCAAGCAGGCCGCCGCCCTCGCCAATCACGAGCTCGGCCTGCTCGACACGCCGCGCTGCGAGGCCATCGCCAATGCCTGCGAGGAGATCCGCAACGGCCGGCTGCACCACCAGTTCGTGGTCGACGTCATCCAGGGCGGCGCCGGCACCTCCACCAACATGAATGCCAATGAGGTGATCGCCAACCGGGCGCTCGAACTGATGGGCCACGCCAAGGGCGACTACCGGCACCTTCATCCCAACGAACACGTCAATATCGGCCAGAGCACCAATGACGTCTATCCGACGGCGCTGAGGATCGCGACCTATCGCGGCATCATGAGCCTCATCGACGCCATGGCCGTGCTGCGCGACGCCTTCGCGGCGAAGGCCGAGGAATTCGCCGGCATTCTCAAGATGGGCCGCACCCAGCTCCAGGATGCCGTGCCGATGACGCTCGGCCAGGAGTTCTCGACCTATGCGGTCATGCTGACCGAGGACATGGACCGGCTCGGCGAGGCCTCGCGCCTGATCTGCGAGATCAATATGGGGGCAACCGCGATCGGCACCGGCATCACCGCCCATGCCGACTACGCCCCGCTGGTGCTGAAACACCTCGTCGCGCTGACCGGCATCGACCTCGTCACCGCCCCGAACCTGATCGAGGCGACGCAGGACTGCGGTTCCTTCGTCCAGCTTTCCGGCGTCCTGAAGCGTGTCGCGGTCAAGCTGTCGAAGATCTGCAACGACCTCCGGCTCCTGTCGAGCGGCCCACGCGCCGGCCTCAACGAGATCAACCTGCCGGCCATGCAGGCCGGCTCCAGCATCATGCCCGGCAAGGTCAATCCGGTGATCCCGGAAGTGGTCAACCAGATCGCCTTCGAGGTGATCGGCAACGACCTGACCGTCAGCTTCGCCGCGGAGGCCGGCCAGCTCCAGCTCAATGCCTTCGAGCCGATCATCGCGCACAGCCTGTTCAAGAGCGTCACCCACCTGCGCAATGGCTGCCTGACCCTCGCCGAGCGCTGCGTCCGCGGCATCACCGCCAACAGCGGACGGCTGCACGACATGGTCGAGAACTCGATCGGCATCGTGACCGCGCTCAACCCCTATATCGGCTACGCCAACGCGACCGCGGTGGCGCAGGAGGCGCATGCGACGGGCGGCTCTGTCGCGGCGATCGTGCTCGCCCGGGGCCTGCTGACCAAGGCGCAGCTCGACGAGATCCTGCGCCCGGACGTGCTCACCATGCCGCGGCCGCTGCCCCTCGGCGCGTGACAGGGCACCGTCAGCCGGCGTCCGGCGCCCGGCCGAAGGCGAGCCGGAAGGCCACGCCCCGGTCGCGGTGGCGGATCGTCACGTCGCCGCCGTGCAGGCGCATGATGTCGCGCACGAGATGCAGGCCGAGGCCGGCGCCGCGGCCGTTCTGATGGTGCTTGTAGAACGGCTCGAACACCCGCTCGGCGATGTCGCGCGGAATGCCCGGCCCCTCGTCGCTCACCTCCAGCCAGGCCGGCCCCGCCTCCAGCCGGATCTCGCCGTGCCGGCCGCCATGATCGACGGCGTTCTGCACGACGTTCATCAGCGCGCGCTGCAGGCTCGTCGCATCGCCCCTGACGGTGCCGGCCCGGTCGCTGTCGAAACGCATCGTATAGCCCGCGGCCAAGACCAGCGGCGACATGTCCAGGGCGACCTTGCGGGCGAGATCGCCGAGGTCGACGGCGGTCCGGACGACACGGCCCTGCGACAGGCGCTGAAGATCGAGCATCTGCTCGGTGAGGATGGCGAGCCGCGCAGTATCCTCCATGAGCTGCGAGCGTGCCTCGCCGTCGGGCAGGGCGCCGACCCGCGTGCTCAGGATCGCGACCGGCGTGCGCAGCTCGTGGGCCGCCCCCGCCAGGAAGCGCTGCTGGCGTGCGATGCCGTCGTCGCGCCGGCCGAGGGCGCGGTTCACGGCATTGACCAGCGGCAGGATCTCGCGCGGAACCTCGGTCGTCGACAGCCGACTGCCGCTGTCGTCGGCCGCGATGGCATCGGCCTCGGCGGCCGCCTGGTCGATGCCGGCCAGCGATCGGCCGACCACCAGGGGCGTCGCGATCAGCGCCCCGAGCGCCATGACGAGAACGATCGGGACGACCGTCTTGGCGAGAACGAGCGAGACGCTCATGGCGATCAGCAGGCCGTTCGCCGGCGCGTCCGTGCCGGTCAGGAACTGCAGCCGGCCGGCCGCCGTCTCGGCCCAGCGCATGCGGGCGGTCGGGCGGTCGGGATCGCCGATGGTCCAGCCGAACCGCGCCTGGCCGACCTCGTCGAGCGTCGAACCGATACGAGCATATTCGCGCGGCACCTCGCCTTCGACCAGCGGCGGCGCTCCGGGCTCGCGAATGACGAACCAGAGATCCGGCCGCTCCCGGCGCAGCGCCTCCAGCGCGGCGGTCGGCCGCAGCTCCAGCCGGCCGGACGGCGCCCGGACGACGGCGTCGCGCAGCAGCTCGATTGTCGCGTCGGTCGAGCGGAAATTGGTGATCCAGCCCGCGCCGAACAGAAGGCCGGTCACCAGCAGCAGCACGACCGACTGCACGCCGAGGAGCCGCCAGAACAGCCGTCGCCGCAGCGAATAGGCGGCGCAGGCCCCGGTGCCGCCTCGCGCGGCTGCGGGCACGCTGGGCGGCGCAGCGCTTCGCGCAGGTGCCGACAGGCCGGATGGTGCGGCGCTCATGGCGCTTCGCGCAGGAGATAGCCGAGGCCCCGGACGACATTGATGACGACCCGGGCTTCTTCGGTCTCCAGCTTGCGGCGCAGCCGGGAAATGTGGGAATCGAGCGCATTCGACTGGATCTCGTCGTCGAAGCCGAACACCGCCTCCATCAGAACCGCGCGCGGCACCATGCGGCCGGCGCGGCGCATCAGGCACTCCAGCACCAGGAATTCGCGCCGGGTGAGGTCGAGCGGCGTATCGCCGACCAGCATGTCGCGCGCGGCCTGATCGAAGGCGAGGCGGCCGACCACGATGCGGTTCGGCCGCAGATCGTTCGGCCGGCGCATGACGGCGCGCAGCCGCGCCAAGAGCTCGTCGAAGACGAAAGGCTTGGCGAGATAGTCGTCGGCGCCGATTTCGAGGCCCGCGATCCGGTCGGGGACCTCGCCCTTAGCGGTGATGACGATGATCGGCAGCGTCACCCCCCGCCCGCGCAGGCGCGGCACGAGCTGGATGCCGTCGCCGTCGGGAAGCTGACGGTCGAGCAGGATGGCGTCATAGCCGGGATTGCCCGCGACCATTTCGGCATCGGCCATCGTCGTGACATGGTCCATCACCATGCCGTGCTTGACCTCGAGGCCGGCCCGCAATGCGGCGGCCATGCGCGGTTCGTCCTCGACCAGCAAGATGCGCATCCGGGTCCTCGCCTGTCTTCATGCCGCCGCCGGCCGGCCATCGATCGCCTCGCCCTGGCGGCTGATACGGTAGACCGCCGCCGGAGGGAAGTTGCGCAGCGTCGTCCCGATCCGCTCGGCGCGGAGCCCGAATGCCCGCAGCATCGTCGCCGGCACCGGGCAGACCGGACCATAGGTGAATTGGTAGAAGGCGCCATCGGGCGCCAGCCGGTCGAGACAGGCGGCGATCAGGCAGCGCAGGTCGGAGCGGCGCAGCGAGGGCAGCGGCAGGCCGCTGACCACGGCCCGATAGGGCACGTCATGGGCGATGCCGTGCCGGCAGACCTCGGCCGCGTCGCCCTCCAGAACGGTCGCCTGCGGGAACCGCGCCCGCAGGAGCGGAATGAAGGCCGCTTCCCGCTCGACCAGCGTCAGGTCGCGCTGCGCGATGCCGCGCGCCTCCAGCGCACGGGTGAACACGCCCGTACCCGGCCCGAGCTCCAGGACCGGCGCGCTGTCCGGGGCAAGCTCGCGGGTCATCAGCGCGGCAAGGCTTGGTCCCGACGGCGTCACCGATGCGATGCGCAGCGGCCGCCGGGCCCAGGCGAGGAGGAATTTCAGTCTGTCGGCGTTCGACATCGATGCCTTCGCTGCTGGCGTTGCGATGCCGCCCAGCAAAGGCAGGGAACATTACGGCAGTCTGGAAAGCCCGCCGGCCGGTGGCCTATTCCAGCGGCCGGTCGTTCGGCGCGGCGAAGAGCTGCCTCAGCCGGTCCGAAACCGGCCAGTTCAGGTTCATGTCCTGCGGCGGGATCGGCTGCGTGAACCATCTGGCATAGAGCTCCAGCGCCCGGCCCGATGTCATGATCTCGGCGATCGTGTCGTCGACCAGCTTCTTGAAGTCCGGGTCGTCGCGCCTGAGCGTGCAGGCATAGGCTTCCGACGAGAGGGCCGTGCCGGTGACCACCCATTGCTGCGGGT
This portion of the bacterium YEK0313 genome encodes:
- the acrA_1 gene encoding Multidrug efflux pump subunit AcrA precursor → MRDMSRPVSIRSRRQPPLKALAGLTLATLLLAGCNDPRPAASQPAATPPEVGYVTVVGKPLRQVRELPGRVVPLRIAEVRSRVAGLLVERNFEQGSRVQAGDLLYKIDPAPFQVELASAEATLARTEAALVLATQQADRLKELLARQAASQAQYDAAFAAQKQAEAEVAAARAARDRAKLNVAYTELRAPISGHIGRALLTEGALVEAGSGAPLATIQQLDPIYVDITQSVGELNQLRRDLANGELTRLEDGAADVQLVLDGGRLYPHPGRLLFSDVTADPGTGQVTLRVQIPNPNGELFPGMYVRARTIQGIDADAIALPAQAIHRTDDGKAEVWVIGADDKVQRQLVEVGNPIGANWLIQSGVRPGERVVIDGFQKIVAGMQVRPTRQVAEAPEATAEDSLHGGSGRTTQLR
- the mexB gene encoding Multidrug resistance protein MexB, producing the protein MAGFFIDRPIFAWVVALFICLGGIIAIPFLPVAQYPIIAPPSIALSTSFPGASVESLYTGTTRLIEDELNGAANIQSFESATDAFGVIELTATFRPGTDPGYASVEVQNRLKRVEARLPAEVRQQGILVEEASAATLQIITLVSTDGSMDEVALGDFLIRNVINEIRRIPGVGRATLYSTERSLRVWIDPDKLRGLGLTVADVTRAIQGQNVQVASGAVGAAPSPSTNPVNFPIIVRGQLTAPDQFDSIVLRANSDGSNVRLRDVARIELGGEDYKFTTRLNGGEAAGIAVTLAPDGNALQTAREIRAKMQELAQFFPSNVKWDIPYDITPAVEASIAKVLTTLGEAVILVFLVMFLFLQNIRYTLIPTIVVPIALLGSCTIMLLAGFSINVLTMFGMVLAIGILVDDAIVVVENVERIMNEEGLSPKEATRKAMGQITGAIVGITLVLVAVFVPMAFFPGSVGIIYKQFSIAMVTSITFSAFLALSLTPALCATLLKPIEKGHAHAKRGFFGWFNRMVDRETGRYGRGVSRLLAKSGRVMVVYLALLVGLGFAFLRMPEGFLPVEDQGFFTVDIQTPPGSSFNRTLEAVKKVEEHLLAQPGVATVTIVNGFSFSGQGQVTSQAFVTLKPWGERNAASSVANLVAGTNAALAGYRDAVIQALEPPPIDNLGNSSGFSLRLQDRAQRGYTALMAAQEQLLGLARRSPVLQKVFVEGLPPAPQAELVIDREKAAALGVNFDDIRETIQINLGSVYVNDFPNRGKMQRVIVQSEAMQRLHTTDLLNYTVRNAQGTMVPLSSVAEIKWNNGPAQIIGFNGYQSVRFTGEPAPGYTTGDAIAEMERLMRELPRGFGYTWTGQSLQEKEAGSQAALLLFLSILIVFMCLAALYESWSIPFSVLMVVPLGVIGAVLAVSLRGMPNDVYFKIGLITIIGLSAKNAILIVEFAKDLWKPGRSLVDATVEAATLRFRPIVMTSLAFIFGVVPLAIATGAASKSQQAIGTGVLGGMLAATVLAVFFVPVFFVVVMRWFQRKRLAAEAEAATPAAEAAEPLPPGAGVSQAHP
- the aspA gene encoding Aspartate ammonia-lyase, coding for MAAMPDGTQAGATRVEHDLLGDRDVPADVYYGVHTLRAVENFPITGTPIAIYPDLVVALASIKQAAALANHELGLLDTPRCEAIANACEEIRNGRLHHQFVVDVIQGGAGTSTNMNANEVIANRALELMGHAKGDYRHLHPNEHVNIGQSTNDVYPTALRIATYRGIMSLIDAMAVLRDAFAAKAEEFAGILKMGRTQLQDAVPMTLGQEFSTYAVMLTEDMDRLGEASRLICEINMGATAIGTGITAHADYAPLVLKHLVALTGIDLVTAPNLIEATQDCGSFVQLSGVLKRVAVKLSKICNDLRLLSSGPRAGLNEINLPAMQAGSSIMPGKVNPVIPEVVNQIAFEVIGNDLTVSFAAEAGQLQLNAFEPIIAHSLFKSVTHLRNGCLTLAERCVRGITANSGRLHDMVENSIGIVTALNPYIGYANATAVAQEAHATGGSVAAIVLARGLLTKAQLDEILRPDVLTMPRPLPLGA
- the cusS_2 gene encoding Sensor kinase CusS; its protein translation is MSAAPSGLSAPARSAAPPSVPAAARGGTGACAAYSLRRRLFWRLLGVQSVVLLLVTGLLFGAGWITNFRSTDATIELLRDAVVRAPSGRLELRPTAALEALRRERPDLWFVIREPGAPPLVEGEVPREYARIGSTLDEVGQARFGWTIGDPDRPTARMRWAETAAGRLQFLTGTDAPANGLLIAMSVSLVLAKTVVPIVLVMALGALIATPLVVGRSLAGIDQAAAEADAIAADDSGSRLSTTEVPREILPLVNAVNRALGRRDDGIARQQRFLAGAAHELRTPVAILSTRVGALPDGEARSQLMEDTARLAILTEQMLDLQRLSQGRVVRTAVDLGDLARKVALDMSPLVLAAGYTMRFDSDRAGTVRGDATSLQRALMNVVQNAVDHGGRHGEIRLEAGPAWLEVSDEGPGIPRDIAERVFEPFYKHHQNGRGAGLGLHLVRDIMRLHGGDVTIRHRDRGVAFRLAFGRAPDAG
- the basR_1 gene encoding Transcriptional regulatory protein BasR → MRILLVEDEPRMAAALRAGLEVKHGMVMDHVTTMADAEMVAGNPGYDAILLDRQLPDGDGIQLVPRLRGRGVTLPIIVITAKGEVPDRIAGLEIGADDYLAKPFVFDELLARLRAVMRRPNDLRPNRIVVGRLAFDQAARDMLVGDTPLDLTRREFLVLECLMRRAGRMVPRAVLMEAVFGFDDEIQSNALDSHISRLRRKLETEEARVVINVVRGLGYLLREAP
- the rsmA_2 gene encoding Ribosomal RNA small subunit methyltransferase A, whose protein sequence is MSNADRLKFLLAWARRPLRIASVTPSGPSLAALMTRELAPDSAPVLELGPGTGVFTRALEARGIAQRDLTLVEREAAFIPLLRARFPQATVLEGDAAEVCRHGIAHDVPYRAVVSGLPLPSLRRSDLRCLIAACLDRLAPDGAFYQFTYGPVCPVPATMLRAFGLRAERIGTTLRNFPPAAVYRISRQGEAIDGRPAAA